CAAATCCATAAATAACAAAAAGGTAAAACCTTAGATCGTACCAATGAGATACAGAATCCAGAAAATTAGGGAGGGTTGGCCCTGGCTCCATCTGACCCTCTTCATCCCGCCCCGATCCATGCCCGAAATTGTGGGGATGCAACAGCTCTATAATTGTTAGATATTTGTTACAAGCTAGAATCCAATTGGTTGGATTTGGCAAgaaaatctgaatctaattagCAAATTGGATTCGAATCGGGCGGATCATTTTTTGCTGAATTTGAAGGATACCGGATTCGATTATGGGTATCCGATTCCTTTTTTACATATATGAATTATTTTGGTATTTCCCGCATTCTAAACCTGGATCTCCCTCTCAGCCCGATCCATGTATCAAATGCAAAAAACCAAGTAGAACTTTGCCGTACTGCCGACAGAATAAATTCCCTGAagttttcacctttttctttttttacttgaattGTTTCATATACAGCACAAATCTACGCTCACCATTTCGTTGTAATTTGGAAATGATTATTacttttataagttttttaataattattatattttttacaatttgtTATGCCCTTTAATTGGGTTAGTGTATTTTACTATCCCAGATGAAATAATGTCATAGTTGTTCTCAACTTCCGAGCACATGAACCCTTGATATCTTTAGAAACAAGTAGTATTATGGCATTAATCGTATTCTATACTAAAAATGACCAACATGCCCCTACTTGTTGAATGCACTACTTCTCCCCCTGTAAGGGCAAAAGTagaatatgaatttttttttcatgctctaaAATTATCAAATTGACCATGTCAACCGCAAAAGCTTGTTTATCAAATAAGGACCCGAAGTAAAAGGCAGATTATTTAGTTCTGATTTCGTTCtccatatttttctctattAAATTACATTTTTAGCTTGTTTTTACTTCGATAAACTTTTAATATgctatttaaaaaatagaaagtaAGTTTATGATAGATATAATATCAAAAAAACCATAAATTCACCTTCTTATTTGATGGTTCTCTGAAGAAACCCATGACTTTCTTTAGGAAAACTATCAGAAATATATTTGTTTCTGAATTTATAAGCAAAGGATAAGCCTTAAAATAACAAACTCTGGATTCAGCCAAAAAAAACCAACACGAATTTGTCATTTCTCCAAAAGTTTGATGTGATTTGGCAAAATATTCTTGAAGGTTAAAGCAACTAATGATTGGTATTAAGAGGTGTCCACCTTCTTCGGTTTCGAACTCTTAACGTGCGGCACCGTTTTAACCAAAATCGCTCCAAGTCGAGGTCTTGGTGCtgacacttttctttttttaaaaaaaatgtaatacaAAAATATGGTCTTAGAGCAAAGCGAGTCTACTTATAAAGTCAGTATAAACCAGACAACAATAGAAAAAGGGCCGGCCGCCGGCATTCtaatgtaaaagagaaaaaaggaaacggGAGGAGGGTGCTGTatgtcattttctcttttttggtgAAGAGTTAtgttaatgaaaataaatatgaatttttatCAATTAAAAATGCATCCTGCAGTCAGGCTCTATAATTAACGAATATCgaaaaagaaaagtcagaaACATACCATGCGGTCACAGAAGGGTGCTCGGTTATAACATACTTTAATGGAGAAAGCAGTTGTTAACTTCTTCTGTTTCTAAGGACGCTTCGGGGAAAAACGAAGAattttagagaaagaaaaaaagacaagtCACCGAAAATCGTGACAGTGAATTTAGAGAGGGGAGGAGGGGCGGAAGTGGGGCCCACGCGGTGCGAAAGGGGAAACCAGACGGTCCACACTGTGGGCGCGGGCGATGTAGCCAAGGGGTggggggggaagagagagagagagagaggggaggtgaaggaaaggaagaagaagggggtGGAGGAAGGGTAGAAGATTCGGTTTATCCGTCGGGAGGAGGAATTAGGGTTGGGATTAGGGTTTTCTGCGGTGATTCGGGGGTTCTGATTTGGGGCATTTTAGGGGTTGGTGCTCCCGAGCAGGAGGAGGAGCAGGAGCAGCGGCGATGGCGGCAGCGGAAGGGGACGAGAGGGTGATCGCCACGGCGCAGCAGATAGTGAAGAGCCTCGGCACGACGAAGAACGTGACGAAGGACATGATCATGATCCTTTCCAGCTTCGACAACCGGCTATCCACCATGACGGAGCTCCTAGGGGGCAGCAGCACCGGAGAGATGGAGGAGCGCCTCGAGGTGGCCGAGGCGAAGATCATGCACTGGGACTCGAACTCCTCGGCGGGGCGCCACTCCTCGCTCTGGGGCGATCTCTCCGACGAGGCCGAAGATTTCCTGGGCGCCGTTGACGAGGTGGCCGGATTGACGGAGAGCTTGGGGAAGCTCTCTCTTGCCAGCGACGACGAGCGCGAGCTCCTCGAGCGGGCGCAGTTCGCCCTCCAGATAGCGATGGACCGCCTTGAGGACGAGTTCCAGCAGGTTCTAATTCGGAACACCGTGCCGCTTGAGGCAGATCGGCTGAAGGGGAGCATCTCGACCCGTCGGGAGGATGATGTGGGCTCGGAGTGCTCTGGTGAAGGCGGCGAACCCGAGTGCGGCGGCGGGAGCGAGGAGGGAGATGCGGCCGATCGGGGCGAGTGCGTTGACGACGAGGGGGTTGTTGCCTTGGACCTGATTCAGCAGGAGGCGATCTCCGATCTCAAGGTTATCGCCCATCGGATGATCCGATCGGGTTATGGAGAAGAGTGCTGCCATGTCTACAGCAGCGTCCGGCGGGACGTCCTCGAGGAGTGCCTCTCCATCTTGGGCGTCGACAAACTTAGCATTGACGACGTTCAGAAAATGGAGTGGAACACTCTGGACGGAAAGATTCGCCGATGGATCCAGGCCGTGAAGGTAGTCATCGGCGGCATCATCTCCGGCGAGCACCGGCTCTGCGACCAGATCTTCGGCGACCTCGATGGTAAGATGGGAGACATGTGCTTCGTAGAGGCAGCGAAGGGAGCGGTTCTGCAGCTCCTAAACTTCGGCGAGGCCGTCTCTATCGTGCGGAGATCGCCCGAGAAGCTCTTCAGGATCCTGGACATGTATGACGCCCTCGCTCAGGTCTTGCCTAATCTAGGGTCTCTATTCTCCGGTAATTCCGGCGATCACGTGGTTGAGGAGGCAAAGACTTTGCTGGTGAGCCTAGGGGAAGCGGCCAAGGGGACATTCGCAGAATTTGAGAACGCAGTTCGAAGGGAGACTTCCAGGACTCCTATCCAGGGAGGCGCAATCCACCCGCTGGTGCGGTACGTCATGAATTATTTGAAGTTGCTGGTCGATTACAGTGACACTCTGAATGTGTTAATGGACTCCGAGGACGTAAATATCTCGGAAGAGGACGAGGAGATCAAGTACTTGGGGAGTAGTTCGCCTATGGCAAGAAGACTCTTCTCATTGCTCTCCTTGCTTGAGGCCAACGTGGTCGAGAAATCGAAGCTTTACAAGGACGCAGCAATTCAGTACATTTTCTTAATGAACAACATACAGTACATTGTGCAGAGAGTGAAGGACTCTGAGCTAAGTGCACTTCTTGGTGACCGGTGGGTAAAGAAACGGAGGGGCCAAGTCAGGCAATACGCGACTGGCTATTTACGATCTGCCTGGCATAAGGTTTTGTCTTGTCTAAAAGATGAAGGGATTGGAAGCGGTTCCGGGGGTTCGCTTTCAGGGGGTAGTGTCTCTAAAGTTGCGTTGAAGGAAAGGTTCAAGAGTTTCAACCTGGGATTTGAAGATATTTACAGGAACCAGACGGCTTGGAATGTGCCGCACGCGCAGCTCAGGGAGGAACTCCGCATATCCATATCGGAGAAGGTTATTCCAGCGTACCGATCGTTCATGGGGAGATTCAGGAGTCATTTAGAGAGTACAAGGAGGCATGCGGATAAATATATCAAGTATACGCCGGAGGACTTGGAGGCTTATCTGCTAGATTTATTCGAAGGGGTGCCTTTAACGTTGGGTCATCAACGGAGGAAGAGCTGATGATTGATTAAAAACCAGCTGTTGTAATTAACTGGTAGGCTCTGGCTCTCAGACTAAGGTTGCTGTGCTTATTTCAAGTGATTTACTTATTGAATCTGTTCGAATTTCTCCAGTTTTATGAATATACAAATGCATAGCCGGTTGCTGTAGCTTTTATGAGTTATTGTTATGGTTTATATGTCTGTAAGATGCTTGTTGCTGTACCCTTTTTCAGGAGTGTACATATGCTCATGACTCCAACCATGTATATTGGATTATTGGGTTCGGTGAACTTGTATGAAGCCTGATTAAACTGGATAACCCATTTTTATGGCCTTATGTAtgtttaatcatataatgatgattactcaattttcttttgaaagaagcATCATACTGGTgggtagctttttttttttttacctttttttttccttcctgaACTTCTCATAGGTCTTGAGATCGTAATTTCTCGGGAATTTCATTGGACCACGGCGAGATTGTAAGGTCCATTTTAGAAGAGCTTTCCTACTCTAGAATGCTGCCTttgtgaaatatcatttttactTCGACTTGCTGCTCGACGCTTGTGCTTATACATGTACCATGGCTTTCCTGTTTGTGCCAATACCATCTGAATATGATGGCATAAGAGCAGAACTAGAAGCTTTAGGTATGGTACAAGTGGTGAGAGTATCGAGGATGGTTATGTTCGCGGCTAAAAGtttctgaaggaaaaagaatttggaatctGTATAACCAAAAGCCGGAGTTATACAGCATCATATCTGTGCGCACGATTGTATGCAGTCGTGTATTCCAATGCCTAAGGGGGGATAATGGAAGGTTCGTAATGCCAGGCAAGGATGCAACTTCTTGTAAAAAGTGCATGTGGAATCGTTTCCTTGTATAAAAATCTATCATTTCGGTCATGAGTGACCGTTCAGTGTGGGTTGATATGTGCAAACAGTTTTCCTCTTTTGCTAGGTGTTAGAGGTCCAGTAGATTGTGCTTCTTGGTTTTGGTGCATAAACTTTTGCACGTTGGTCTCTGGTCCCATTGCCTTCCCTTTGAATCTTCCTTACCAGTGTTGGTTACAGGCCTCACCATTGCTTGCACACCCTTCACTTAGAGGTGCAGCCTCTGATTTCTGTGTTTCCACCTTCTTCTAGGGTGCATTCTTAGTGCGGTATGTAGAAGTTCTCAGGTTTGCCAACTCATGTCATTGGTTGAATCACAGCAAACAGGGAAGATCAGGCATAggctcttttcatttttgatagGCAGGCATTTTGATGTGGAGTTTGGCAATGTGAACTTGACAGCTTGTTGTCTAAAGTAGTTGTCTTGCACAGAGTGAAACAGAGATATGGATGTAAGGACATCTTTATAGTGAAGTGTTGCTGGATTTTTGTTTCAGTGGGTGGATTGGAGATAAACCACAACGTCAGCAAGTATGGTTTTTATCGAAAGAAAAAGTAGGGTTGCATCGAATCATTTCTCTTTTGATGGATTGGCCAACGAATGGGGTGGAGCTATTCCTATGTTGACTTCTCTGTTCTATCCTATTCCATAGATAGCAAGGGAGACGGGATTCATCTTTCTGAAGGCAAAGTCATCGTCGTCACTGACTCTGGCCTAGGCGCCAGCCGCCGGGTAGGCAAACCTGGATTCTGGAGGACGACGACTCTGCATGAAAAAGCATGTTCAGCCAACATTCTTATTACGTATTGATGACATGTAAACTGTAGTGTGTCTGAATGCTTTCGTGTTCATGCTACAAGAGTAACTTCAGGATTCTCACTGCTGCATTTACTCGACTGCCATCTTCTTTTCGAGGGAGAGAGGGTTTCTGAGGCAGTTTGCATTGGCCCCTTTCGTTCTACGTAATGTTCAATTCCAGCATGTTGAGCAGGATTATCTATCCGAACGTTTGGATCACTGGCCACTCTTTATGTATGGTTTTAGCAAATATTCCCACGATGAAGGTAGTCACTGTGTTTGTTTACAGGATCCAAGGATCGAATGTTTTGTGAGGAACGTGTCCATGGTTTTATAAttcagaaagagaaaaatccGTGCATTTGACAGAATGGGTTTCGACTTCATTTGGATAACGTTTGCTCCCTGTGATCAACATTCTGGAATTAAATAACGTTTGCTCCTTGGAATAAACATTCTGGAATGTTAACTTCAGAATGTTGATTCTGGAATTGATGGAATcagaaatataaatatataatgtgGTTCCAACTGTTGCCGGTCGACTGtgtctggcccggccaagccagtaaaagggaatgctgcttggccagcttaggcatagttggaaggcatgtgggatcaaatcggtcgccgagtcaagcagaaagcaatgcacgtggaatgtgcagcgcggtggtgcagtgacaaggcgtttaaatgcatcatgatcagcagtccctttggaagtacaagtccgtcgttggggaatccagtgggttccccacgcgtagtgtttggatacacaaggggtgcgcgtgggttaggggcaattcctccagtgggcgcatacgctgcgttccacaaccgcgtagagtcacgcgggggtgagcaagtgaatgctcatcgtcgagtagggcgatggtcggccgccttacttaatgacatatagtcgtcaactggcttcggctggggacttcctcccaagggaagtctacccccacccagatttcgtttggatgtagataggcacttggaagaATGGTGAAGTTCTGACAGGGcttcatggccacggcttgccgatggtcgacaAGGGGataaaacctgggtgatggtgtgccgagtgctttgcactcctcgtctagtccacagtcccgaataatgatgaatgcttccgctagcttaaaAGAGGTGttaggctggccgaaggcttttgggaaacgccttcggcgccgcgcgggtcggagaaactcggcccgtgacacCAACAGTGATTAGTGTTTGCGTAACTTGGGTTTCTTGGGAGCCCATTTCTGTCTTGGTCGGACAAGAACGGATCAAAAATGGAACTAAAAccttgttttaaattttctttatacGTTGTGGGTTATTCATGAAAGATTTTTTAAGGGATTAACAGTATTCCTAAAAGTTCTTAACAATGGGGAGGATGTTGAAGTATTTTTAGAAAGGAGGCTGCACCGTTTGTAAATGTGTGAAAATAGTGGAGTGGATATGAAATTCTTTTATAAACCGCTAATAAAGCCATTAGtgcgggttttttttttcccatttttcataatcttctctctctctctctctctctctctctctctctctctggtcaGTACAGCCGTTAACGGAGACATCCaccaggttctctctctctctctgctctctctctctctcctctcgctCCGAGCTGGGCGTCCGGAAGTGGCCCAAGTAACTCTCTCTTCCGCGACCCATGTTCACCGGCGTTGTATCCTCCAGCAACCCTTTTCACGCAACCCTTTTCACGTTCATCTGCATGCATTTCCTGCAACCCCGTTAATCTCGCCTTTCCCTTTTCCCGTGGATTCTTTCCTGGTTCGTCGCTTCTTAGCTTCTGATTTGGGAGTTTTGGACTCCATTCGAGTGTTCTGCTTCACATTGTTGAAATTGGCTGATCCTGCCTGCAAATCCCGTTGAATCTCCCGGTGCGCCATTGCTCGGTCTCCTCCTGTCAGGTGATCTCCTCCGGCCCCTCGGGCGACCTCCTCCAGCTCTCTCTCGCTCGGGTGGGCGGTCTCCTCCGTCTCTGTCGGCCCCTCGAAGGCTCCGTCTCCACCGGCGTCCTCCGTCTCTGCCGGCCCCTCGAAGGCTCCGTCTCCACCGGTCTCCTCCGTCTGACCAGCGTCCTCCCGCACCCCTTGCCGCCCAGCGCTGTTCCTCTCCCCGCGCAATGCAGCTCCCCTTTCCCTCTCGGTCGCTTGGGGCGCGCTGGAGCCGGGCGGCGTCTCTCCCTGGGCCTATAGCGAGCTGCGTACTACCTGTTTGTTGAATCGCCTGTGAGGAACAGGCCCTTTTCGGGGCGTAGCCAGCTTTTCTCTTGCACGTGGCTGGTGTCATGGCagcccttcctcctcccccgcCTTCGCGATCGCCCCCAGGGGCTTGGGGTGGGGGTCCTAGTCTTTGTGGTATCAGGCCGAGTAACCCCCTCCCTCTTAACCGCTTGCTTTGTCGTGCGGCGATCAGTTTCCTTTGCTCGCCTGAGGGGGTTCGTCAGGCTAGGGCATTGTCTTTCAGTTGGTAGTCTACTATCTACAATTGTGTTTTCGCCGGCTCACTTCAGCTGAGAGAAGCTCGCGGACTCCTCCAGGCTTTCCTCCCGCCCGCACGttgttgttttctccttttgcagATGGGCGATTGTTCCTTGCGGCCGCGGCTTCCCAAGGTGGTCTCCGTTGGTAGGCCAGCCCCCCTCACCTCGGTGTGTCCCCTCTTCTCGGCGTGCTTCCAGGCTTCGTCACCTTCTTCGGTCTGTCGCTTCTATCCGCGTCAGATGGGGCCAAtggtggtgtcagaggtgtgcTTCCTTGAACGGCCACCGGGCCGTCAGGTGTTCCCGATGCTGTTTTCATACTTGTCAGAATGATCGTCGCCTTTTTGCTCAACGGCATGGTTTTGCAGCGGTCACTTCTTCCTTTTGGGTCCAGGTTCCTCTGCCAGTTGTTCAGCGGTCACCCTCTTCGGATGAGAGCTATATGTTCTTTGGTtctatcagacttccttggcctggGCCTGCCTGTCCTGGTGCACGGGGTCCGCCATTTTCGGTACAGGTTCCGCAAATCTACAGCCCAGGTGATCCGCCGCACCAGTGCTATTCGGCGCCTTCACAGCTTCCGCCCTTGCTTCCCTCACCGCGGGCGCCAGCCTCTCCTCAGCGTAGGAGTCTAGTCTGCTCTCTGCCGCGCTCCCCTGAGGTACCCTGCTTGCCCTTTTTCCTGCTTTGCGAGCTGGGGCTTCACGCGACTCGAGATGTCTCGACCAGATGATGTTTGCTTATCAGTCTGACCTTGGCGACGCCCCATCGTCCGCACCGTCACTTTCGGCTGCCCGCCCATTGGCTGGGGCTCGCCCTCGTGAGGTTGCTGTTGTTGCTCGCTCTTGTTCGACTGCGGCCTGCGTTGTCTTGGCCTCTGGCGTCTCGGCACCCTCAGTCAGCCTTTCTCCCTCTGTTTCCTGTGTGTTACTCTTTACATTGGTTACTGGCCCTTCTATGCCCCCCCTTACACTCAGGAACTCCTTTGCCTATCTGCTTTGGGTTTCTTctgtttctgtttctcttgACAGTAGCTTTAGCTCTGACCTGCCTTCCCTACATATTCTGCTCCCTAGACTCAGTCGCGGCTCTCCTCAAAACCCCGCCTACCTGCCCCTCCCACCCGTTAGCCCTGCCCTCCCCCACCTCCCTTGTGTTGGCTCTTTTTCCCCCGCCCTGCGGTCTGAGTTTGCGTCCACCTCTGCCCCCTCGTCCTCCCATGTTCAGTTGCCTGGTTCCACCACTAGACCAGTAATTGATCACTCCCTGCCCGATGGGTTGCCACCTGTTGCCCCCTTGTTGGATGCTGAGTTAGGCATCTCCCTCCCGGATGCGCTTGACGCTCTTAAGGTCTCTCTTCCGCCGGAGCAACTTGATTTGTTGCGTTCCTCTTTTGATGCCGTTGTGGCACCGGTCTCCCGCTCCAGCCTGGCCAGGTTGCTGCGGGAATTGCGTAGGATTGGGGCTTCCGCAGCCTCCATCCTCCCTCCTGGTGCCGCCCGGGCGACCAGGCGCGCGTCGCTTCACGTGGTCTCCCCATGAGGGTTGCATGTTGGAATGTGCGGGGCCTTAGTGCCCGTTATCGGCGTAGATATCTCTCTTATTGGATCCGTCAGCATGGACCTTCGGTGCTAATCGTGGTTGAGACCAAGTTACCTGTCATCTCTCACGCTTGTGTTCGTACTTTGTTGCGTCAGCCGTCCTTTGGGTTCCTTCCAGCTTGTGGAGCTGCTGGCGGCATCCTGTTGGCTTGGTCTCGGCCCCTTACAGGGGCTGTTGTGCATGTCGGTAGGTACTCTATCTCTGCTTCTCTCAGCGGACTCTGGCCTAATGGTCCGGTCTTGGTTACTGCGGTCTATGGCCCTTGCGTTGGAGCTTTGCGTGGACAGCTGTGGGCTGAGCTGCATCAGGTTCGCCAGCTTGCAGCTTCAACTTGACTGCTGGCAGGGGACTTCAACTGTTTGCTTAGCCCTGCTGACTCATCCTCCCTTGTCACTTCTGGCCCGTCTTTGTCTGCCTTTCGGTCGTTCGTTGATGAGTTCGGTCTTTTCGACGTGCCTTCGACTAATTGTAcgtttacttggtccaacaataggaaCCCTCCGATCCTCCGTAGGTTGGACTGTATCTTCCTCTCGCCTGAGTTGTTCTCTGCTTTTCCTTCGTCCTCCTTTGTTCTTGGTCCGAGGCACTTGTCTGATCACGCTCCGCtgctcctttcccttcttcgggGTAGGGCTGGTTTTGGGCACGCCAGGTTccgttttgagctttggtggctccgAGATGATTCCTTTGTGGCTACCGTCCTAATTGGTGGGCTCGTGCAGTCGatggtaggtgggctgctttcAGGCTCTCGCGGAAGTTGCACTTCATCAGGAGGGAGGCCCTCGCCTGGAAGCGCTTTTTCTGGAGCGGCAAATTTTTGGAGGTGGCCgattgggatgaggagatcctGTCCCTTCAGGCCTCTGACAATATTTCAGCGGTTCAGTCCTCTCGTCTCCTTTGTCTGCAATGTCTTGCCCAGGAGTGGTGGATTAGGGAGTCTATCCACTGGCAGCAGCGCTCTAGGTTGGGTTGGCTTGCGCATGGGGACCAGAActctagattcttccacttggtCGCCTCTCAAAGGCGCCGTCAaacgttgctccagtccatgaATATCAGGGGCAGGGTTTTTCTTGGTGATGGCATCCTTCAGGCTCTGAGCGCTCATTTTCGAGATTTCTACTCCAAACATCTTCCCTTCCGTGCCACGCTGCCGGATTTTCACATCtcccctctctctgtctcttgtgtgatctctcttgagcggcccttccTGCATCAAGAGATCAAGAACGCTGTCTGGGCCCTTCGCTCTGGTAAGGCGCCCGACATTGATGGTTTCCCTGTCGAATTTTTTCGTACGTTTGCATTTTGCAATGAGTTCGTTTCCCCCTTCCACTTTTGGTGcgacatgctttctgtccttcctcttttcctcctccttgctgacctctcatcgtccACGTCCCCATCCTGGCCTCTTTCACCTGCACGTGAGTTcaccttttcttcttgctacctggcctcctttggtctTTCTGTCGCGTCGTTCCCACCCCGGTCCCTTTGGTCTCCTGGTCCGTCTCCccgtgccattgcttttgtctggcttcttcttactggccatatcaacacttttgaccacctgcaacgccttggcatcagt
This window of the Nymphaea colorata isolate Beijing-Zhang1983 chromosome 2, ASM883128v2, whole genome shotgun sequence genome carries:
- the LOC116248554 gene encoding exocyst complex component EXO70B1-like, whose product is MAAAEGDERVIATAQQIVKSLGTTKNVTKDMIMILSSFDNRLSTMTELLGGSSTGEMEERLEVAEAKIMHWDSNSSAGRHSSLWGDLSDEAEDFLGAVDEVAGLTESLGKLSLASDDERELLERAQFALQIAMDRLEDEFQQVLIRNTVPLEADRLKGSISTRREDDVGSECSGEGGEPECGGGSEEGDAADRGECVDDEGVVALDLIQQEAISDLKVIAHRMIRSGYGEECCHVYSSVRRDVLEECLSILGVDKLSIDDVQKMEWNTLDGKIRRWIQAVKVVIGGIISGEHRLCDQIFGDLDGKMGDMCFVEAAKGAVLQLLNFGEAVSIVRRSPEKLFRILDMYDALAQVLPNLGSLFSGNSGDHVVEEAKTLLVSLGEAAKGTFAEFENAVRRETSRTPIQGGAIHPLVRYVMNYLKLLVDYSDTLNVLMDSEDVNISEEDEEIKYLGSSSPMARRLFSLLSLLEANVVEKSKLYKDAAIQYIFLMNNIQYIVQRVKDSELSALLGDRWVKKRRGQVRQYATGYLRSAWHKVLSCLKDEGIGSGSGGSLSGGSVSKVALKERFKSFNLGFEDIYRNQTAWNVPHAQLREELRISISEKVIPAYRSFMGRFRSHLESTRRHADKYIKYTPEDLEAYLLDLFEGVPLTLGHQRRKS